In Penaeus monodon isolate SGIC_2016 chromosome 15, NSTDA_Pmon_1, whole genome shotgun sequence, a genomic segment contains:
- the LOC119582215 gene encoding general transcription factor II-I repeat domain-containing protein 2-like, with protein sequence MTEMLNSFNLQLQGQGRLICDMYSHIKAFEVKIELLLGQVKKHSFIHLPVTQNLSAENPAVPFPAEKCVEALEMLKAEFGVRFRELHVYAKEIRLFHNPFVADIDKAQPSYQFELAELQNCDVLKDAFKPDSLTDFYAALSNGTYTNIRKHAMKMSILFGSTYICKQNFSRMKLLKTPMRSRLTDKHLHQCLTVTRMELDIQLFTSQMQFHSSHW encoded by the coding sequence ATGACAGAAATGCTGAACAGCTTTAACTTGCAGCTACAAGGCCAGGGGAGACTCATTTGCGACATGTATTCCCACATAAAAGCATTTGAGGTGAAAATAGAGCTGCTTTTGGGACAAGTGAAAAAGCACAGCTTCATCCATCTCCCTGTTACGCAAAACCTCTCTGCAGAGAACCCAGCGGTCCCGTTTCCAGCTGAAAAGTGTGTGGAAGCACTGGAAATGCTGAAGGCGGAGTTCGGTGTGCGATTCCGTGAACTACATGTTTATGCAAAAGAAATCCGTCTTTTCCATAACCCCTTTGTTGCCGACATTGATAAAGCCCAGCCTTCTTATCAGTTTGAGTTGGCCGAGTTACAGAACTGTGATGTTCTGAAAGACGCGTTCAAGCCCGACAGTCTCACTGACTTCTATGCCGCCCTCTCAAACGGCACGTACACTAACATCAGAAAACACGCAATGAAGATGTCCATACTTTTTGGCAGCACGTATATCTGCAAGCAAAACTTTTCACGCATGAAACTGCTGAAAACTCCAATGAGATCAAGATTGACAGATAAACATCTGCATCAGTGTTTGACAGTGACTAGAATGGAACTTGACATTCAACTTTTCACCAGCCAGATGCAGTTTCACAGTTCACACTGGTGA